The sequence below is a genomic window from Streptomyces sp. V1I1.
AGCAGACCGACAATCGCCAGGATGGATCCGGTGCCGCTGCTGGCCTGCAGTTGCTCGACCGCGCCTGTGATGATGTCGCGGGCTGAGCCGGGGGTGAGCTGCTTGAGGTTGTCGAGGATGCTCTTTGTCGCCGACTCACCCGCGATCCCCAGCAGCGAGACCAGCACCAGCAGCGCGGGGAAGAGTGCCAGCACCCCGTAGTAGGTCAGCGCGGCCGCCCGGTCGGCCAGCTCGTCGTCCTTGAACTCCGCCACCGTCCGCCGAAGCACCGCCCACCACGACTTCTTGGGCATGTCGGTCGGTTCGCTCGGCGCATCCCGCTCCACCTGCGGATCGGGCCCCACAGGCCTGTCCGTCCGGGCGCCCGCTGCCCCGGCTCCGGGCTCATGCCGGCCATCCTGGGGCTGCGCTTCCTCGCGTCTGCGTCGCTGAATCCCTGCCATGACATTGCGGGTAGCCGCAAGTCCGCGTTACGAAACACCATGTAAGCCTTCAAATCACTATTCATCTTCGGCGAGCGGCAGGGCCCGGTTAAGCGGGTGCCCGAATTGCAGGCATTCAAGGATTTGCGTGATGTTCGAGGTCGGCGGGGTACCCCGAAGCGGTGAAGGCGGTCCGTCGCGCCCAGGAGGTGACGTCGATGAGCCGCACCGACACCGAGGGCCCTGGGCAGCAGTACGACGCCACCCCTTATCTGCCCGGCCGTGGCGGTATTCCGGCACACCGCCGCGCCGCGGCGAAGTGCCAGGGCTGCCCGCTGTTCGAGAACGCCACGCAGACCGTGTTCGGAGCGGGAACCGCGGCGGCACGGATCATGCTCGTCGGGGAGCAGCCCGGCGATCAGGAGGACCGGCAGGGCGAGCCGTTCGTCGGACCCGCCGGGGGCCTGCTGAGGAAGGCGCTGCGGGAGGCGGGCATCGACGTGGAAGAGGCGTACGTGACCAATGCGGTGAAGCACTTCAAGTTCACCGAGGCGCGGGGCAAACGCCGCATCCACAAGTCACCGGACTTGCGTGAGATGACCGCGTGCCGCCCCTGGCTGGCGGCGGAGCTGCGCATGGTCGGCCCGGACGTGGTCGTCGCGCTGGGTGCGACCGCCGGCAAGGCCCTGCTGGGAACGTCGTTCCGGGTGAGCAAGGAGCGGGGCGCGCTCATCCCGCTCCCCGGCGAGCAGCCGAAGGCGTACGTGGTGGCGACCCTTCATCCCTCGGCCGTCCTGCGCTCGGACGACCGCGAAGCCGCCTACACCGGCCTCGTCTCGGACCTTCGGGCGGCCGCCGAAGCACTCCACCGGGCGCCACGATGACCCGGCCGGCGTGATATCCGGCCGGCAGTGGGTACCCCTGCAAGTCGCCGAGTACCCGCGCGGCAGACAGGCTGCCCCGCGGATCCGGTGAGAGGAGACGCAGTAATGAGCACGGTGCAGGAAACGGTCGAGGTCGAAGTCCCCGTCCGCACCGCCTACAACCAGTGGACGCAGTTCGAGGAGTTCCCGAACTTCATGGAGGGCGTCGAGGAGGTCAGGCAGGTGGACGACGTACACAACCACTGGACCACCAAGATCGGAGGCGTACGACGGGAGTTCGACACCGAGATCGTCGACCAGCTCCCGGACGAGCGCATCGCGTGGCGCACCATTGGCGGCGACACCCAGCAGAAGGGCATCGTCAGCTTCCAGCGCCTGGACGACACGCACACACGCGTGCGGCTCGTCATGGACGTCGAACCGAGCGGGGCGGCGGAGAAGACCGCGGACATGGCCGGGTTGATCGACCGGCGCGTCAAGGGCGACATGCGCCGCTTCAAGGAGTACATCGAGCAGAGGGGCGACGAGACCGGCGCATGGCGCGGCCGCGTCAAGCCCGTATGACACCCGCCGCGCACGCCCCGCGCCGCGTGCTTTGACGGTCTGGGCAGGTGAGCCGGACACGGCGCGGGGTGGCAAGGCAACCGGGCAGCTCACCGCCCAAGCACCCACCGGTCCGTTGACCGGCAGGATCGAGGCAACCAATCACCCCACGGACCGGGCCTACCGCAAGGGCGCGCCCGTCGTCGTCAAGCGGATGCCGTACAGCGCGGTCCACGTCACTGTCGACGGGAAGCCCCACGGCCTCTTCTGCGCCGCCGGTGCCGCCGACTCACGCTGCCGCGCGGTCCACGGTTGATTGCCGAGGTGAATTGCCGAGGTGAATTACGTGCGCT
It includes:
- a CDS encoding UdgX family uracil-DNA binding protein (This protein belongs to the uracil DNA glycosylase superfamily, members of which act in excision repair of DNA. However, it belongs more specifically to UdgX branch, whose founding member was found to bind uracil in DNA (where it does not belong), without cleaving it, appears to promote DNA repair by a pathway involving RecA, rather than base excision.), producing the protein MSRTDTEGPGQQYDATPYLPGRGGIPAHRRAAAKCQGCPLFENATQTVFGAGTAAARIMLVGEQPGDQEDRQGEPFVGPAGGLLRKALREAGIDVEEAYVTNAVKHFKFTEARGKRRIHKSPDLREMTACRPWLAAELRMVGPDVVVALGATAGKALLGTSFRVSKERGALIPLPGEQPKAYVVATLHPSAVLRSDDREAAYTGLVSDLRAAAEALHRAPR
- a CDS encoding SRPBCC family protein, producing the protein MSTVQETVEVEVPVRTAYNQWTQFEEFPNFMEGVEEVRQVDDVHNHWTTKIGGVRREFDTEIVDQLPDERIAWRTIGGDTQQKGIVSFQRLDDTHTRVRLVMDVEPSGAAEKTADMAGLIDRRVKGDMRRFKEYIEQRGDETGAWRGRVKPV